From Apium graveolens cultivar Ventura chromosome 9, ASM990537v1, whole genome shotgun sequence, the proteins below share one genomic window:
- the LOC141684731 gene encoding CBL-interacting serine/threonine-protein kinase 4-like has translation MNRNSGSLKRTTSSSGSGGIILEKYQLGQILGRGSFAKVYRAESLVNNSSVAIKVIEKPATSDPTMENLLVREVAAMRKLNDHPNILNLHEVMATKSKIYLVMELAEGGELFTQLTRRGKMNENVARKYFQQLISALRFCHANGVAHRDLKPQNLLLNKYGTLKVSDFGLSALPEQAKNGLLYTACGTPAYTAPEVVRRSGYDGAKADAFSCGIILFVFLAGFLPFDDANLANMYKKIYKREVVFPSWISKGARSVIYKLLDPNPSTRMTMEGLMSTNWFSKSLKVETEVDKLGALLGKDCKNDGSVNAFDIIMMSSGLDLSGLFEADLSKKERRFTSRGSMKEIEERVEKVSEELGYKMEKGKGREMGLVKGKMILLVRILELVTKMGLLMVEMELISDGDEVNKGCDELEAFKAGLGDIAVSWHSNVDVVVNG, from the coding sequence ATGAATCGCAACTCTGGTTCTCTTAAAAGAACCACAAGTAGCAGTGGCAGTGGAGGCATAATTCTCGAAAAATATCAACTAGGCCAAATTCTTGGACGTGGCAGCTTTGCTAAAGTCTATCGAGCTGAGTCTTTGGTGAACAATTCTTCTGTTGCAATTAAAGTTATCGAAAAACCTGCAACATCTGATCCTACTATGGAGAATTTGTTAGTCCGTGAAGTTGCTGCTATGCGCAAGCTAAATGATCATCCGAATATTCTTAATCTTCATGAAGTCATGGCTACTAAGTCGAAGATTTATTTGGTTATGGAATTAGCTGAAGGTGGAGAGCTGTTTACGCAGTTAACTCGTCGAGGTAAGATGAATGAGAATGTTGCGCGTAAGTATTTTCAGCAGTTGATATCTGCGTTACGTTTTTGTCATGCTAATGGTGTTGCGCATAGGgatttgaagcctcagaatttgttACTTAATAAATACGGAACGTTGAAAGTTTCGGATTTCGGATTATCGGCTTTGCCTGAACAGGCTAAGAATGGATTGTTGTATACAGCTTGTGGGACTCCGGCCTATACAGCTCCTGAGGTTGTTAGGAGAAGTGGTTATGATGGTGCTAAAGCGGATGCTTTTTCGTGTGGGATCATTTTGTTTGTTTTTCTAGCAGGGTTTTTGCCTTTTGATGATGCTAATTTAGCGAATATGTATAAGAAGATTTATAAGAGGGAAGTTGTGTTTCCTAGCTGGATTTCTAAGGGAGCAAGGAGTGTGATTTATAAGTTACTTGATCCGAATCCGAGTACGAGAATGACAATGGAAGGTTTGATGAGTACTAATTGGTTTAGTAAGTCGTTGAAGGTGGAGACGGAGGTGGATAAATTGGGAGCTTTGTTGGGtaaagattgtaagaatgatggTAGTGTTAATGCGTTTGATATAATTATGATGTCATCGGGGTTGGATTTATCGGGGCTTTTTGAAGCGGATTTGAGTAAGAAGGAGAGGAGGTTCACTTCTAGAGGGTCGATGAAGGAAATTGAGGAAAGAGTTGAGAAAGTTAGTGAGGAATTGGGATATAAAATGGAGAAAGGGAAGGGTAGAGAGATGGGGCTGGTGAAAGGTAAGATGATTCTTCTTGTTAGAATTTTGGAGTTGGTTACGAAAATGGGGTTGTTAATGGTGGAGATGGAGTTGATAAGCGATGGTGATGAGGTTAACAAGGGTTGTGATGAATTAGAAGCGTTTAAGGCCGGACTTGGAGACATTGCTGTTTCTTGGCATAGCAATGTCGATGTGGTTGTTAATGGATGA